The Streptomyces avermitilis MA-4680 = NBRC 14893 genome contains a region encoding:
- a CDS encoding GTP-binding protein, whose translation MDFASSDGGGRTTTSAKIVVAGGFGVGKTTFVGAVSEINPLRTEAVMTSASAGIDDLTHTGDKTTTTVAMDFGRITLDQDLILYLFGTPGQDRFWFMWDDLVRGAIGAVVLVDTRRLADCFPAVDYFENSGLPFVIALNGFDGHQPYNPEEVREALQIGPDAPIITTDARHRADAKSALITLVEHALMARLR comes from the coding sequence TGGACTTCGCAAGCTCTGACGGCGGGGGGCGGACGACCACCTCCGCCAAGATCGTGGTGGCCGGCGGCTTCGGCGTGGGCAAGACCACGTTCGTGGGCGCCGTCTCCGAGATCAACCCGCTGCGCACCGAGGCCGTCATGACGTCCGCGTCCGCGGGCATCGACGACCTCACCCACACCGGGGACAAGACCACCACCACGGTGGCCATGGACTTCGGCCGCATCACGCTCGACCAGGACCTGATCCTGTACCTGTTCGGCACGCCCGGCCAGGACCGCTTCTGGTTCATGTGGGACGACCTGGTCCGCGGCGCCATCGGCGCGGTGGTCCTGGTCGACACCCGCCGTCTCGCCGACTGCTTCCCCGCGGTCGACTACTTCGAGAACAGCGGTCTGCCGTTCGTCATCGCCCTCAACGGCTTCGACGGGCACCAGCCGTACAACCCCGAAGAGGTACGCGAGGCTCTGCAGATCGGTCCGGACGCGCCGATCATCACGACGGACGCCCGGCACCGCGCGGACGCGAAGTCGGCGCTGATCACGCTGGTCGAGCACGCGCTCATGGCCCGTCTGCGATAG